The Candidatus Nitrosoglobus terrae genome segment TGTTCCCAAGATAACTGTTCTTTTGCTTTTTTTGGGGAGAGCGGGATAGAAGGATTTTGTTCAGACATGAAGCCTCCATACATAGGGATCTGGTTAAGTTTTGCTCTTAGTAGAACGTTGAATAGGATATATTTTTAGGATAGTCTCTAATTCTGTAGGCAACGGCGCTGTTATTTCTATTGGCTTTACCTCTTTAGGGAAGGTGAAGGCCAATTGATGGGCGTGAAGAAATAACCGGTGTAGTCCTAGGCTTCGTAATTTCTTATTAAAATCAGGATCGCCATATTTTTTATCACCGCCTACTGGGTGGCCGAGATAAGCAGCATGTACCCGAATTTGATGGGTACGACCGGTTTCAAGAGTAACTGCCATCAGAGTCGCTTCGCTATAAAATTGCTTTGAGCGAAAATAACTGGAAGCAGATTTTCCTGCGGCACTTACTTTAACGGTTCGTTCACCGGATTGGGGCACATTTTTTAATAAAGGTAAGTCTACTTTTTGAGTATTTCTTTGCCAATGCCCTTTTACAAAGGCAAGGTAGTGCTTATGAATAAGCTGGTTTTTTTGCATCGCCTGTAGTGTCAGTAAAATATTTCTATTTTTTGCAATCATAAGGCAACCTGAAGTTTCTCGATCTAAACGATGTACTAGCTCTAGAAAAGCGGCTGTTGGGCGTAAGATCCGCAGCGCTTCAATAATTCCATAATCTATGCCACTACCACTATGAACTGGGATACCTGCCGGCTTATTAATAACGAGTAGCTTATCATTCTCATACAGTAAGCTGGCTTCAATTTGGCTGAGAAGATCTTGTCTTATTGGTTTTTTGGTAGAAGGATTGGGTATTCGTAGGGGTGGAATCCTAACCTGATCCCCTTGTTGTAAGCGGTAGCTACTGGTGATACGGGATTTATTAACTCGAACTTCCCCTTTACGTAAGCAGCGATAGATTCGGCTTTTTGGAACCCCTTTAAGGTGAGAGAGTAAAAAATTATCGATCCGTTGACCTGTTTGTTCTGGTTGTATTTCTAAGATACGAACTAGAGTAGGGGATTTTTCCTCGGTGCTCATGAATCTAATTATTATGTTAAATAGCGAGCTTGTTTGATGCTAGAGAGAGAGCCTGATATATTGCAGGAAGTGAATCTATTATTCCAGTATTGTAAGCTGGTTTCGTGGACACTAACTTAGGGGTACTGTTTTTAGAAAAATATGCCTGAAGCATAGAACAAGGGTAGACATTACTTGTCTATAATTAAGAGGTTATTTCCATAGTGGTACAATTGGCTGAGGTAAAATTAAATCTTTGAGCTTAATAACACTGGGTAGACTTCAGATAATTAACTTGTTTAATAGAACATACTAAGAAATTTTTAAAGATTGTGACGATAAATAAGGTTTTGTGAAGAGTAACGAGTAACCCTGAGGTTTTATGATTATAAAGAATTTTAGCAATTTTGGTTACAATAGAGTTTAAAAATAATAGATCAATTGCGTGAGTGACAAAGGCTATCGCCTGTTGTATATGAAATATCGTGCCCAAGCATTTATCAACTTCAGTGATATAAAAAACTCTCTGGAGCGCCTTTAGCTGTATGGCTATTTTTCTTCAGCTGAAGGAGGTTTATGCGGGTGAGAAGTGTTTATGTATTTTATTGACAGGCTATCCTGCGCTTTTTCTTTATTCTATTGTTGAGGTTTTCACGTTTGAAATCATATACCTCATCCTAAACGGTTTATACATATATTCTCGTTATTCTCGCAAATACTTACAGTTTATAGCCATTACCGCTAGAGATTTGGTATATGTAGCTAGCTGTAGGTGTGGACATGTGTAGGAATTAAGGAACGAGATTCATGAAAAGAATGCTTATTAATGCAACTCATCCGGAAGAGTTAAGAGTGGCCATGGTTGATGGTCAGCGTTTGCAAGATCTAGATATTGAGAATCCGGCACGAGAACAGAAAAAAGCCAACATTTATAAAGGAAAAATTACACGGATTGAACCAAGCTTAGAGGCTGCTTTTATTGATTATGGCGCTGATCGTCAAGGGTTTTTACCCTTAAAAGACATAGCTGGTAGCTATTTTCAGCCTTATCAGAGAGGGCCTGATGATCAACGGCCTAAAATTCAAGAAGTACTTAAAGAAGGCCAAGAGCTGGTAGTTCAAGTAGAGAAAGAAGAACGAGGAAATAAGGGAGCAGCCCTTTCTACCTTTATTAGCTTAGCTGGCCGATATTTGGTATTAATGCCTAATAACCCTAGAGCAGGTGGGGTTTCACGCCGCATTGAAGGGGAGGAGCGAACTGCGCTTGTAGAGGCAATACGTGCTTTAGAAGTACCAGAGGGGATGGGATTAATTGCTCGAACCGCTGCAGTCAGCAAAAATACAGAAGAGCTGCAGTGGGATTTTAATTACTTACTCCATCTTTGGCAGGCCATTAGATTGGCTGCTGAATCACGTTCTGGCGCTTTCCTGATTTATCAGGAAAGTGACGTTATTATTCGAGCACTACGGGATTATCTGCGTTTAGATGTGGGTGAAATTCTTATTGATACCCCCGATACATATCAGCGGGCATATGATTTTATGTGCCAAGTGATGCCTCATGAGCTGCACAAGCTTAAACTCTATCAAGATAAAGTTTCTCTTTTTACCCGATTTCAAATTGAGAGAAAAATTGAGACGGCATTTCAGCATGAGGTGAAATTGCCTTCTGGCGGAGCAATTGTCATTGATTATACGGAAGCTTTAACCACGATTGATATTAATTCGGCGCGGGCAAATAAGGGTGAGGATATTGAAGAGACCGCGCTGTCAACTAATCTTGAGGCTGCTGAGGAGATAGCGCGTCAGCTAAGACTACGTGATTTGGGGGGATTAATAGCTATTGATTTTATTGATATGTCGCCATTACGTAATCAGCGAGCAGTAGAGAGC includes the following:
- a CDS encoding RluA family pseudouridine synthase, with product MSTEEKSPTLVRILEIQPEQTGQRIDNFLLSHLKGVPKSRIYRCLRKGEVRVNKSRITSSYRLQQGDQVRIPPLRIPNPSTKKPIRQDLLSQIEASLLYENDKLLVINKPAGIPVHSGSGIDYGIIEALRILRPTAAFLELVHRLDRETSGCLMIAKNRNILLTLQAMQKNQLIHKHYLAFVKGHWQRNTQKVDLPLLKNVPQSGERTVKVSAAGKSASSYFRSKQFYSEATLMAVTLETGRTHQIRVHAAYLGHPVGGDKKYGDPDFNKKLRSLGLHRLFLHAHQLAFTFPKEVKPIEITAPLPTELETILKIYPIQRSTKSKT